The Elephas maximus indicus isolate mEleMax1 chromosome 6, mEleMax1 primary haplotype, whole genome shotgun sequence genomic sequence AAGGGCGGGGTTCATACTTAGCTCCGTTTTCGAGCTCCGGGAAGAAGCAGGCAAACCCCGGGACCCCCCCATGCCCTGAGGTCGGAGCCACGAGGCCAGGAGGACCCCACGCCCCAAGCCGAgaccccgcccccccacccccgcaggcGCTCGCGTGAGACTCGCGCTGATTGGCTCTGGCGAGAACCAATCAGCACAGGGCTGCTCCCTCAGCCCGCCCCAGGCCAGACGCACCGCCTGCAGGGCTAAGGCTCAGCCGCCACCAGCGACCACGCGGCCCCGGGGAGGCTGGGCCGCCCCGGGGCGCCCCAGACGGTGGCGACGGGGATGCAAGACCCGAGGGAGGCCTGGAGGCAGATTCCCCCGCCCCCAGCGAAAGGGGgctaggaggaggaaggggagccCCGGGACAAGTAATGAGAGAGGAGTGCAGGAAGCGGAGTTTCCCTGGGCAAAGGGACAGTGCCCAGGCTGCGGGGGGGTTCGGGCCAGACAAAAAGGCCACACACCAAGGGGAAGCAAAacgagggaggagggaggggggatAGTCGTAGAGACACAGAATCCCTGAAATCACAAAGAGGAAACAGTGAAAGGGTGAGAAATGGTCAAATTCTTGGTTTTGGAGAGGAGTGGGGGAGCAGcaaagaatgaaaaatgaaaaactgaacCCAAAAGGGATGGCCCGAGTCTAATTCCAAAACTGAAAGATAATTCGGAGGTGAATGCTGGTTAAAGGTAGCAGGGCTGCTAAAACTGCCtccttgggttctccattcacCTCTGGAGACAGCAGAGTCAGCCACCGGTACTGGGAAATTCTGAAAGGACCAAAAAAAGGGACAATGCCAGGAATATGAAATAAGAGGTGAAACAAAAGCAATGGGGTGCGTGTGGGGGCAGGGGGGCGGTGCTGAAAACCAATCTAGCAGATCAGAACCAAGTTAGAGGGCACAGAGATTGCCAAGAGAAACAGAAGATTGTTGGGTAGGAAGTAGAAGCAGATAGGCCACCAGATAGCCCCGAGCACCTGAGCTAAATGCTCTGCAAATgatcttcacttaaaaaaaaaaaaaaattgcccttcaGTGGATTCggactcctagccaccctacaggacagggtagaacttgcccacagagtttccatggagcacctggtggatttgaactgccaaccctttggttagcagcctagcacttaaccactgcaccgctagACAGTGAAAATGTTAAACCACGAGAAGAGTTTGAAATGAGGGGTTGGGAGAAGGAACACACCCCTCATAGTAtctcctttcctttcaccaaGTTTCATGTTTTACCTGAGAAATGgggaagacaagaaaaggcagcaATTGCTGAAGAAGTTAGGAAAACAGTGTTTTCACAAACTAACATACTCATTCCTAGGCGAAGCTGTTTGCCACTGACAGTCAAGTCTCATTTCTGTTTGAGATGATAAATGACTATCAAAATAACATCTTTAAACTCAACAGAGCAAAGACAAGCAAGTAGAATCCAGGATGTAAATGTGCCAGTGGCATTGGGTGTCCCACTtcaaacacacacgcacaactCTACCTCTTTGTTCGTTTACATTCTACAAATACACACTGTAGAATTTTTCTGGCATGATGTGGTCACAATATGGCCTATTGCTACTCCAAGATGGTTTTAGGAATAGGATTATATGACTATTCCAGAATATTAGATTTTTCCTAACAAAGCTAAGaatagagggttttttttttttttcatataaggaAGATTTTATGTATAAAGCCCattctagaaatgaaaattctATTTAGTCATTGATTTCATCCCAGCATATATTATCTACTCTACTCCATAAAAACAGACCTGTTCAAATTAAGAACACAGGTGAGGAAAAGTTACTGTTTCTCAGCCTCTTCATCttcaaaaatcaaaatgttagttctgatttttttcccttcgAATTCTCATTACTTTGTAAAGGAAGCACTGGTTAAAGAATTACAAGGATTCATACTCCCACAAACATCATTTGAAATAACCAAAATCTGTGCTGTATATACTGACAAATGTTGAAGTAAATACTAATTAAATAAATGCTTTTTATATCACCTAAAATCTTAGTTTGAATGTTTGTATACTTACATCTTGTTCTACAGAAAAGTGAATACATGGGTCAGATACTAGAAATTGTTAGAATTAAGGAGACCGTGACTACGTAATAAACGAACAAATATCTATCAACTGCAGCCCAATGCAAAAAATCAATTTCTTATGAATGAACATGTATTAAGAAGAAGAAATGCTTGTTAGAGCTCATTCTGTGAAGTATATATAAAAGGACAGTCACAAGATAATCATTTTGTCAGAATAAAGTGTTTCCAAATGCTGGAAACTTCTGCGTTGCCAAGTCATCACATTATTTGCGAACTACACTCCTCTTTTCTACCCACAATTATGACCACCAGAAAATAGGCTCAACAGAAAGAAAGACAGGCTAATTTCCTATtacaaatgtttttcattttcagtACAGCCTTAGCCACAGAAGACCGAAAGCCAACTTTCAACATTTACTGAGGCATAGACTCTTGAACTTAAAGGCAAACGACAAATATCCTAGAAGTGAAGGCTACAAGGTTTAACTCCTAGATtcaatgcaaacaaacaaaacaaaaaaccaaaaatgctCCCTGACTTAATACTCCTTCTTTTCAACATGAAAATGTTAAGTAATTTTACAGAAGAggtacagtagcccccaaaggACAGTGTGATGTCTCAGGGCAGGCTTTTTTCAAGAGCGGACAACTGTAAGGCAGACACACTGGGATGAACttccataactcttaaccaataATGGGTCCCAGACGCCTGCAGTTCACTACATATCCTGTATAGATCGACCACGGCTGTGAGATGATTGGTTCTTGTATGAATCATATTTCAGGAATATTCGTTCAGGAACAAAGAGAAAATGTCACCCCTAATTACCTTCTAGATCCATTCATAGCTAGATAGGCATTTCTCTCTAAACATGTAAGCCTAAATAAGCTCTTAGTTCTGAAATCTTTTTTAGGGCAGCATGAATATAAACTGATGTTTCCCTGAGCTGCTGTTTACGTTGCCTTGGTGTTCTGAAATAACAGAGCAAAAGTACACAGAGCAACTTGATAAGATCACTCTCAACTTAAGAGTGCAGAGGAACTATTGTAAAGAAAGGATCTAGCCCCTGTTTCAACGATTTTGTGTAGAAGGGATTGTCCTTTCCAAGGACTGACCTAAATACAAAGTCAACAGAAAATCTCAATAAACAGGTCAAGGTTCTTCTACCTGAACTTCACAAATCTCAAAAACTGGTATTGTGGAATATGAGTTTTAAAAATACGAGAGTGAGTACTTAGGAAGTCTCCAATGAAAAAGCACTCCTGTGGCTTCCTCTACACCTTCCTTGACTTCCTGCCAGGTGTCACTGGGGTTGGGCGGGGGGGCCCACATCATGTGCGCCCTGACCTCCCTCCTGCATCTCCAGGGCAAGCACTCCCTAAGGAGCcagtgggagggaggagagggaaggagcaGAGGGAAAGGATCAGGATTCAAGCACATGGACAAAAGCAGTTTTGTCTCCGGACTTTCTCACCAGGAAACGCACCTGCTGTGATGTCCAGTTGAGCTACTGGAGGTCCTCTGGATGCTTCTGGAAACTGATGCTGGCATAGGCGCTTAAATCCTCGCTGGAGCGGCTGGGCGAGCTGCTCTCACTGCTACCAAGGGGCTGAtgagggggtggtggtggagggggcTGCGGTTGAGGGGGATGCTCCTGAGGGCGCTGTTTAAAGTCCTTGACCAAATCCAGGTCTATGTAGTTAAGACCATTCTCGAAGCCCCCAGCAGCCCCACACACCTGGGCTGGGTCCTTGGGGGCTCCCCCAAGCTCCCCAGGCCTCAGCCACACGTTCTCAAAGGAAGCAGAACTGTGGCGTTTCACATCCTCACTGCTGCTGGCACCGCTGctgccccctgccccagcccccccTCCAAAGGGCATGGCATTGCCTGCCCGGGTGGCACTGGGTGTTGAGGAGAAGGTCTCGGAGCTATGCCTCCTCCGGCACCCTTGCGGGTCCGCACGGATAACTTTGGCACTCTGGTTGCGATTGGGGCTGAGGCTCACCCGGGTGAAGGCGCTCATGCCCCCAGGTCCCTGTGGGCCCCCCAGCAAGGAAGGGCGGGCAGCCAGCTCAGCTGCTCCTTGAGGTGCAGTAGACGAGGCAGAGGCTGCTGGGGATGAGGAAGGAGCAGCCGCTGTGGCCCCAGGAAGGCTCACATCCTCTGCAGCAATACCGGTCCGCATGTCGGCATAGCTGACAGGGGCGACCGGGGAGGTGTCCACATAGCTCTGCCGGGAACAGCCCATCTGCATGGTCATGTAGTCAGCCCGGCTGCTGGGCACAGCCCTGGTGGGCCTGCACACACTCACAGCCCCGGGAGGTGCAGGGCCCACTCTGCCCATCTCCACCCCAGGGCTCTCCTGCCAGGCCACCCTCCGGCCTGCCCCCAGGTCCATGTTCATATACTCTTCAGCACCAGTTTCTTCCTCTCTGGGGGCTGGCTGGAGCTGGGCTGGACACCTGACAGAAGGCGAGCTGTGCGAAGCCACAGGGCCAGATAAGTAGACAGGCTGGTCACTCCCAAATTCAATATTCACATATTCCCCTGGGCTCTTGGGCTCCGGAGGGTGCAGCAGGGGCTGCTGTGGCTGCTCGCGGGCCCGAGGTAAGGTGCTGGCCTTGGGATCTCCCAGTGACAGCCTGGTAGGCCGAGCCAGGCGGCTGTTGGTCTGGGCGGCTGTGTCCACCTTTCGAGGCAGATGGGGTTGCAAGACCTGATGGTGGAGATGCGGGTGGCCAGGCTCCGGCCGAGACCCACAGTATCCCCCTCCCAGGCTGTCACTGCTGGTGGAGGAGGAAGAATCTTCTGCGGCTGCAGCATAGAGAAGACGGCCAGAGCTGGAGGAAAGCCGGAGGTGCTGGTGCCGGCCACTCTCCTCTGGCTCCCCTGGGCGCTGGGTGTGCTTAAAGGACCTTGGCAATGAGTAATAGGAGAGGACCGGCTTGTGCTGAGGGTCCTGGGGGCCGTAGTAGCAGTCGGAGGGGCTGCTGGTGTTGGAGTCCCCCACGGGTGACATGTTCATATAGTCACCGGTGCAAGGCAAGAGCTTGCCACCACTGCTCTCCACAGGTGGTTTGGGGTGAGGCAAGGGGTGAGAATGGTGGCCCGTTACCCCATTTGTCCACAGCTTTCCATAACTGCTCCCAGAAGGGgcggtgctgctgctgctgggcccACCTCCAATGTCAGGGGAGCAGCTGCCACTTGGAGACATCATCATGTAGCCATTGGGGTCCACTCTCTGGGGATGGCGTCTGATGGGGTTGATGATCTGCTGTGGGGCAGACACGCTCTTGGGACTCATGGGCATGTAGTCCCCACTGCCCTTTCGGGTGCTGGGCACTGGTGCCACCCCTGGGGACATGGGCATGTAGCCATCATCGGTATGGAGGGTGGAGGTGTCTGGGCGTTGGTGGCCCCCACGCCGCTCCAAGGGATGCATTTCCAGACCCTCCTCCGGGTAGGAGTGCGTGGGCACGAAGGCAGAGTGCCGGTACCCGGGCAGTCGGCCTCCACTGCCCCCTCCTGGTGGGTAGGCGGGCATCATCTCTGTATACTCCTCGATGGACGCCACGGAGGACTGGGATGGGGTCTTCTGGTGGGAAATGGTGGGGGACGTGCCTGCGGAGTGAGTCCTCTTTCGGAAGCGACTATCCACATCTGCAGCACTGGCTGCTTCATCTGCAATCAGCGCTGGGCTCGTGCCCAAGCTAGCTCCTGCGATGTAGCGGTGGCCATTGCCACCCCGAGCCAAGATGTAGTGCCCATTGGGGGCAGTCAGGGTGGAGGCCCCTTTGCCGCCCATGCAGATATAGTTGCTCAGCTCCTCCTCTCCGGGGGTGTGGCCCAGGGAATCTGGGGTGACACTTCGGAAGGAACTTCGGAAATCGCAAGGACTGGAGCCATACTCATCGGAGGAAATGAAGCCACCATCGCTGGGGGAACCGGACACAGAAGCACTAGACCGCCGTGGGAAGAGGCAGTCAGAGGTGGAGCCGTGGCCACTGGTGCTGCTGGACGATAGGCTGACCGGGCTGGTGGCGGAAGGCGAACAGCGAGAAGTAGGCATGGGGATGGAGCGGCTGTGGTTGAGCGGAGGGTGCAGCCGGGAGCTGCCGCGATGCCGGTGGGCATGGGTCCTGTTGGTGCTAGGACTCACAGGGCTGCCGTCCACTGAGGCTGGGCGGGACATGGTGCCTTCGCCATCACTGGAGGCGCGAACCCGGAAGGAGCCGGGCTTCCCGCCCACCATGCTGGCAGGGGAGGTGGCGGTGATGCTCTCGGTGCGCGAGCGGCGAGTCAGCCCCACCTGGCTGGGAGGGGGGTTGTTAAGGTGGTGCCTGCGCAGGGGGACACTGATGGGGTTGGAGCAGTTGGAGGAGGACTGGCTCTTGCTGCGAGGTCGGAACTCATCGCTCATGGCTCGCATGGCCTCCAGGATGGTCTCGTGCATGTTCTGTGCCACCACCGAGTCATCCACCTGCATCCAGAACTCCCCAGGCCCTGTTACGGCCGAGCGGCCCACCTCGATGAAGAAGAAGTTCTCGGAGTGGCCGCAGCGCCTGATATTCATCAGCTGCAGCACCACGGCAGCCGCTTCTGAGTTGAGCTTCACGAAGCTGATGGTCTTGCTGGTCAGGCAGAGACGGTAGATGCCAATCAGGTTCTTTGTCTGCCCCAGGCCCTTGGGCTTCAGGATCACCTGCCAGACCTCCTTGAAGGCAGGGCCTGGGGGCACGTCCCCATAGCTCAAGTCCTCCCCAGCCTCACCGAGGCAGGCGCTGCCGCTGCAGCTGCCCCCGCCGCCGCCCAGCCCGGGCGCCGCAGCCCCATCGTGGTGCCCCTTCGCACGATTGTGCAGCTGCAGCAGGGCCTGGTACCAGCTGTCCTGCTCGGCCTCGCTGTCCGCCGCTATAGCAAAGTGTTCGTCCCGGGTGTAGAGAGCCACCAGGTGCTTGTTCTTGGAGTCCGCTCGCTTGTTGATGTTGAAGCAGCTCTCCAGGGGAATTGAGCGTTTGGGGGCGCTCGACTTGTGCCGCCACTTCTTCTCGTTCTCGTAGTACTCCAGGCGCGCCGGGCCCCCAGCCTCGCTGGCCGCCCGCAGCACGAAGAAGCGCTTGTGCATGCTCTTGGGTTTCCGCAGGTAGCCCACCTTGCGCACGTCCGAGAAGCCGTCGGTCTCCGGAGGGCTCGCCATGCTGCCGCCGCCACCGCTGCTGCCGAGCAGAGGGAGGCGCCGAAAAACAAGCGGGTGGGGGGCGGCGGCTCCGCACCGCGGCCCCGCACATGCAAACAGGGCTGGAAGCAGCAAAAACGCCGAAGCTGAATCCACGCAGCCCTCCGCGCCAGGAGGGGCAGTGGAGAAGGGCGCAGCGGCTGCGCCTGGGAGCTGGCCCCGACCCGAGTTCACGGGTGTCTCATGCCCGGGGGGGAAGCCGTGCGTCCTGGGCGAGGGCAGCCCCGATCCTCCGAGAGCCGAGTCCCCGCTCCGTCGACACGGCCGGGAAGGGGCAAAGATGCATCTCTAGCAGTCCAGGCGGCGGCCGGGGGTCCTTGCGCTGCCCCTCCAGGCTCGC encodes the following:
- the IRS1 gene encoding insulin receptor substrate 1, with translation MASPPETDGFSDVRKVGYLRKPKSMHKRFFVLRAASEAGGPARLEYYENEKKWRHKSSAPKRSIPLESCFNINKRADSKNKHLVALYTRDEHFAIAADSEAEQDSWYQALLQLHNRAKGHHDGAAAPGLGGGGGSCSGSACLGEAGEDLSYGDVPPGPAFKEVWQVILKPKGLGQTKNLIGIYRLCLTSKTISFVKLNSEAAAVVLQLMNIRRCGHSENFFFIEVGRSAVTGPGEFWMQVDDSVVAQNMHETILEAMRAMSDEFRPRSKSQSSSNCSNPISVPLRRHHLNNPPPSQVGLTRRSRTESITATSPASMVGGKPGSFRVRASSDGEGTMSRPASVDGSPVSPSTNRTHAHRHRGSSRLHPPLNHSRSIPMPTSRCSPSATSPVSLSSSSTSGHGSTSDCLFPRRSSASVSGSPSDGGFISSDEYGSSPCDFRSSFRSVTPDSLGHTPGEEELSNYICMGGKGASTLTAPNGHYILARGGNGHRYIAGASLGTSPALIADEAASAADVDSRFRKRTHSAGTSPTISHQKTPSQSSVASIEEYTEMMPAYPPGGGSGGRLPGYRHSAFVPTHSYPEEGLEMHPLERRGGHQRPDTSTLHTDDGYMPMSPGVAPVPSTRKGSGDYMPMSPKSVSAPQQIINPIRRHPQRVDPNGYMMMSPSGSCSPDIGGGPSSSSTAPSGSSYGKLWTNGVTGHHSHPLPHPKPPVESSGGKLLPCTGDYMNMSPVGDSNTSSPSDCYYGPQDPQHKPVLSYYSLPRSFKHTQRPGEPEESGRHQHLRLSSSSGRLLYAAAAEDSSSSTSSDSLGGGYCGSRPEPGHPHLHHQVLQPHLPRKVDTAAQTNSRLARPTRLSLGDPKASTLPRAREQPQQPLLHPPEPKSPGEYVNIEFGSDQPVYLSGPVASHSSPSVRCPAQLQPAPREEETGAEEYMNMDLGAGRRVAWQESPGVEMGRVGPAPPGAVSVCRPTRAVPSSRADYMTMQMGCSRQSYVDTSPVAPVSYADMRTGIAAEDVSLPGATAAAPSSSPAASASSTAPQGAAELAARPSLLGGPQGPGGMSAFTRVSLSPNRNQSAKVIRADPQGCRRRHSSETFSSTPSATRAGNAMPFGGGAGAGGSSGASSSEDVKRHSSASFENVWLRPGELGGAPKDPAQVCGAAGGFENGLNYIDLDLVKDFKQRPQEHPPQPQPPPPPPPHQPLGSSESSSPSRSSEDLSAYASISFQKHPEDLQ